The following proteins come from a genomic window of Macadamia integrifolia cultivar HAES 741 chromosome 14, SCU_Mint_v3, whole genome shotgun sequence:
- the LOC122060876 gene encoding probable apyrase 6: MDYKRIGFANQAGSTAVDWTLGAFILQTVEPLELEPENLGHIVGNDTVTYLSLFAIIFLAAIAAFYVSKWRKPQLKTVYDLEKGHYIITRIPR; encoded by the coding sequence gattgggtTTGCAAACCAGGCTGGCAGTACTGCTGTTGACTGGACTTTAGGAGCTTTCATCCTCCAGACGGTGGAGCCTCTTGAATTGGAACCAGAAAACCTGGGCCACATTGTTGGGAATGACACGGTCACATACCTCTCACTTTTTGCCATTATCTTCTTGGCAGCCATTGCTGCATTCTATGTATCGAAATGGAGGAAACCTCAACTGAAGACAGTGTATGACCTGGAGAAAGGGCATTACATTATCACCCGTATACCCAGGTGA